From the genome of Rarobacter incanus, one region includes:
- a CDS encoding cation diffusion facilitator family transporter: MSSHGGNKAIIAALSANLGIAVTKFVAYLLTHSSSMLAESIHSVADSGNQVLLLIGGKRSRRAADEEHPFGYGRARYLYAFVVSIVLFSLGGLFALYEAWHKWADPHGIEGRWWWVPLAVLVVAIGMEGYSFRTAIHEANPQRGGQSWTRFIKSSKAPELPVVLLEDFGALIGLVLALGGVGMTLVTGNGRWDAAGTAAIGVLLVAIAVILAVETKSLLLGESATPGDVAKIRAALVGPGVEQVIHLKTMHLGPEELLVGAKIAVHGTDSARQVAQAIDAAEQRVRAAVPIARVIYLEPDIRDVANR; the protein is encoded by the coding sequence ATGTCGAGTCACGGTGGAAATAAGGCCATCATTGCCGCGCTGAGTGCCAACCTCGGCATCGCGGTCACCAAGTTTGTCGCGTACCTGCTGACGCATTCATCGTCGATGCTGGCCGAATCGATCCACTCGGTCGCGGATTCCGGCAACCAGGTCTTGTTGCTGATCGGCGGGAAGAGATCGCGGCGGGCCGCCGACGAGGAACACCCCTTCGGCTACGGGCGCGCGCGGTATCTATACGCGTTCGTGGTGTCGATCGTTTTGTTCTCCCTTGGTGGGCTGTTCGCGCTATACGAGGCCTGGCACAAGTGGGCCGACCCGCACGGAATCGAGGGCAGGTGGTGGTGGGTTCCGCTCGCAGTGCTGGTCGTTGCGATAGGGATGGAGGGCTATTCGTTCCGCACCGCGATCCATGAGGCGAACCCGCAGCGCGGCGGTCAGTCCTGGACGCGATTCATCAAATCGTCGAAGGCACCCGAACTGCCGGTCGTCTTGCTCGAGGATTTCGGGGCGCTGATCGGTTTGGTACTGGCACTCGGCGGCGTCGGCATGACGCTGGTGACCGGCAACGGTCGGTGGGACGCCGCCGGCACCGCGGCGATCGGTGTGTTGCTCGTTGCAATCGCGGTGATCTTGGCCGTGGAGACAAAATCTCTGCTGTTGGGTGAGTCGGCCACGCCCGGTGACGTCGCAAAGATTCGCGCGGCGCTGGTCGGTCCCGGGGTCGAACAGGTCATTCACCTCAAGACCATGCACTTGGGTCCGGAGGAATTGCTGGTCGGCGCGAAGATCGCGGTACACGGCACCGATTCCGCGCGGCAGGTCGCGCAGGCGATAGATGCGGCGGAACAGAGGGTGCGTGCCGCCGTGCCTATCGCGCGGGTGATCTACCTGGAACCCGACATCCGCGACGTCGCGAACCGGTAG
- a CDS encoding S9 family peptidase, producing the protein MTNDNVPTAPPVAAKRPTTRTFHGDSFVDNYEWLRDAQDPATIDYLNAENAWTDARTAHLAPLRETLFNEIKSRTRETDMSLPLRSGPWWYFGRTTEGKQYGTQCRVPVTDPTDWNPPTIEPGNTLDGEQVIFDANEHAQGHDFFSIGAFSLDATGRFLVYGTDTTGDERYTVRIQDLNTGEHFPEVIENTGGNAVITPDGSYVFYTTVDESWRPDTVWRHRVGTDPSTDKVVYHEQDERFWVGTGFTRTERFLVVEASSKITSETRLIDLTDPTCDPIVVCPRADGVEYSIEHGVRPDGTELLAITHNARFADFEIVLTDVPTGEPIDLASGVSVLTPATGERIEAVDIFRDYLVVSYRSGALPRIAILDAAAALSPNPEPWTLIPVSFGDELSATGIGSNPEYDQPLLRIGFGSFITPAQIIDLDVASGTPHVRKTQEILGGYDPADYGQARLWARAEDGTEVPISIVWKRSAVNVSIGPDGVPVPARTSPLRLYGYGAYEASMDPGVSVARLSSLDRGVIFAIAHVRGGGEMGRAWYEQGRMLNKKNSFTDFVSCARHLVDAGWTVPEKMVAEGGSAGGLLMGAVANLAPELFAGIVADVPFVDALTSILDPALPLTVIEWDEWGDPLHNPEVYQYMRSYTPYENVRDGARYPRILAVTSLNDTRVLFVEPAKWTARLREAGVDVLLKTEMSAGHGGVSGRYAKWREVAFEMAWTLDVLGATALPPVK; encoded by the coding sequence GTGACAAACGACAACGTTCCCACCGCCCCACCAGTAGCAGCCAAGCGCCCCACCACCCGCACGTTCCACGGCGATTCGTTCGTGGACAACTACGAATGGTTGCGCGACGCGCAGGACCCGGCGACGATCGACTACCTGAACGCGGAGAACGCTTGGACCGACGCGCGCACCGCCCACCTGGCGCCGCTGCGCGAAACCCTGTTCAACGAGATCAAGTCACGCACCCGCGAAACCGACATGTCGTTGCCGCTTCGCAGCGGGCCGTGGTGGTACTTCGGGCGGACCACCGAAGGAAAGCAGTACGGCACCCAGTGCCGCGTTCCTGTCACCGACCCGACCGATTGGAATCCCCCCACCATCGAACCCGGAAACACGCTGGACGGCGAGCAGGTCATCTTCGACGCCAACGAACACGCGCAGGGCCACGATTTCTTCTCGATTGGCGCATTCAGCCTGGACGCCACCGGCCGCTTCTTGGTCTACGGCACGGACACCACCGGCGACGAACGGTACACAGTCCGAATCCAGGACCTGAACACTGGCGAACACTTCCCCGAGGTCATCGAGAACACCGGCGGCAACGCCGTCATCACCCCCGATGGCTCTTACGTTTTCTACACGACGGTCGATGAATCGTGGCGCCCCGACACGGTGTGGCGCCACAGGGTTGGCACGGACCCATCAACCGACAAGGTCGTCTACCACGAACAAGACGAACGGTTCTGGGTGGGGACCGGGTTTACACGGACTGAGCGTTTCTTGGTGGTGGAGGCCTCGTCGAAAATCACCTCCGAAACCCGGCTGATCGATCTAACGGATCCCACCTGCGATCCCATCGTCGTGTGCCCGCGCGCCGACGGCGTGGAGTATTCGATCGAGCACGGAGTGCGCCCGGACGGCACGGAGTTGCTGGCAATCACCCACAACGCGCGCTTTGCCGATTTCGAGATCGTGCTCACCGACGTGCCAACCGGCGAACCAATCGACTTGGCGAGCGGGGTCAGCGTGCTCACGCCCGCAACCGGCGAACGTATCGAAGCGGTGGACATCTTCCGCGACTACCTGGTCGTCTCGTACCGGTCGGGCGCACTGCCCCGCATCGCGATCTTGGATGCCGCCGCCGCACTGTCCCCCAACCCCGAACCGTGGACGTTGATTCCCGTTAGTTTCGGGGACGAGTTGTCCGCCACCGGCATTGGTTCAAACCCCGAATACGACCAGCCCCTTCTGCGGATCGGTTTCGGATCGTTTATCACCCCGGCGCAGATCATCGACCTGGATGTCGCATCCGGGACTCCCCACGTGCGCAAGACGCAGGAGATCCTGGGCGGATACGACCCGGCCGACTACGGGCAGGCCCGGCTGTGGGCGCGGGCGGAGGATGGCACTGAGGTGCCTATCTCGATCGTGTGGAAGCGATCAGCCGTGAACGTCTCCATCGGCCCCGACGGGGTGCCGGTCCCCGCCCGGACCTCGCCCTTGCGGCTCTACGGGTACGGGGCGTATGAGGCGTCAATGGATCCCGGCGTTTCGGTGGCGCGGCTGTCCAGCCTGGACCGGGGCGTAATCTTCGCTATCGCGCACGTGCGCGGCGGCGGGGAAATGGGTCGCGCCTGGTACGAACAGGGTCGGATGCTGAACAAGAAGAATTCCTTCACCGACTTCGTGTCGTGCGCCCGGCACTTGGTCGATGCGGGCTGGACCGTCCCCGAAAAGATGGTCGCCGAAGGCGGTTCCGCCGGCGGCTTGCTGATGGGCGCCGTGGCGAACCTGGCACCCGAATTGTTTGCGGGAATCGTCGCGGACGTGCCGTTCGTGGACGCCCTGACATCGATCCTGGACCCGGCGCTGCCCCTGACCGTCATCGAGTGGGACGAGTGGGGCGACCCCCTGCACAACCCGGAGGTGTACCAATACATGCGGTCGTACACCCCGTACGAAAACGTGCGCGACGGTGCGCGGTACCCGCGTATCTTGGCGGTGACCTCGCTCAATGACACGCGGGTGCTTTTTGTGGAGCCCGCGAAGTGGACCGCGCGGCTGCGCGAGGCCGGGGTCGACGTGCTGCTGAAAACGGAAATGTCAGCCGGGCACGGGGGTGTTTCGGGACGCTACGCGAAGTGGCGCGAGGTCGCCTTCGAGATGGCGTGGACGCTCGATGTGCTGGGCGCGACCGCGCTCCCGCCGGTCAAATAG
- a CDS encoding acetoin reductase: protein MSDNKVALVTGAGQGIGRAIALKLANDGYDIAVADLSFQEEKAQGVVQEIEALGRKAIFVTADVSKRDEVFAAVDAAATQLGSFDVIVNNAGIAQVKPLEEVTEEELNKIFSINVNSAVFGIQAAAAKFKELGKKGKIISAASIAAIKGFPILGAYSASKFAVRGITQVAAQELAPFGITVNAYAPGIVGTGMWDLIDEKLSEINGKPRGQNLKENVESISLGRIETPEDVAGVVSFFASPNADYVTGQVLLVDGGMLYN, encoded by the coding sequence ATGTCCGATAACAAAGTTGCGTTGGTTACCGGGGCGGGCCAGGGAATCGGTCGCGCAATCGCATTGAAGCTTGCAAACGATGGCTACGACATCGCCGTCGCCGACCTGAGTTTCCAGGAAGAAAAGGCGCAGGGTGTCGTTCAGGAGATTGAAGCGCTGGGGCGCAAGGCAATTTTCGTCACCGCCGATGTCTCGAAGCGTGACGAGGTCTTCGCGGCCGTCGACGCCGCAGCGACCCAGCTGGGAAGCTTCGATGTGATCGTCAACAACGCGGGAATTGCGCAGGTCAAGCCGCTTGAGGAGGTGACGGAGGAAGAACTCAACAAGATCTTCTCCATCAACGTCAACTCCGCAGTCTTCGGCATCCAGGCCGCGGCCGCAAAGTTCAAGGAACTGGGCAAGAAGGGAAAGATCATCTCCGCGGCCTCAATCGCCGCGATCAAGGGCTTCCCGATCCTGGGCGCCTACTCGGCGTCGAAGTTTGCCGTGCGCGGGATCACGCAGGTGGCCGCGCAGGAGCTGGCTCCGTTTGGCATCACCGTCAACGCGTACGCCCCGGGCATTGTCGGGACCGGAATGTGGGACCTTATCGATGAAAAGCTCTCGGAGATCAATGGCAAGCCCCGCGGGCAGAACCTGAAAGAGAACGTAGAGAGCATCTCGCTCGGCCGCATCGAGACTCCCGAGGACGTCGCCGGGGTGGTGTCGTTCTTCGCTTCGCCGAACGCCGACTATGTCACCGGCCAGGTGCTACTGGTCGACGGCGGAATGCTCTATAACTGA
- a CDS encoding sulfite exporter TauE/SafE family protein — protein sequence MDFPMIFGGLVVGFLVGLTGMGGGALMTPMLVFFFNVNPLTAISSDIVVSLFMKPAGAIVHIRRKTVNWSLVKWLCIGSVPAAFLGALFTQSLPHGEGLDHILKVSLGIALLIATAGLVLRAYHGMTQRATPIGEGPAKPTKPDGIVVRPLATALLGAVAGLMVGVTSVGAGSIVIIVLLVLYPTLKASQLVGTDLVQAIPLVGAAALGHVAFGDFSFGITGSLLIGAVPGAWIGAQVSSRAPGGLIRRALAVLLLASGLKLIGVPSTWVLICAVLALVIGNIAWIAIRRRLHSRRDAGMATRSATAQDAAGAAEHSTQPASAAVGEAADK from the coding sequence ATGGACTTCCCAATGATTTTCGGCGGCCTGGTCGTCGGCTTCCTCGTCGGCCTGACCGGCATGGGCGGCGGCGCATTGATGACACCGATGTTGGTGTTCTTTTTCAACGTCAACCCGCTCACCGCGATCTCGTCCGACATAGTGGTGAGCCTGTTCATGAAGCCGGCTGGCGCGATAGTCCATATTCGTCGCAAGACCGTGAACTGGTCGCTGGTCAAGTGGCTGTGCATCGGGTCAGTGCCCGCCGCATTCTTGGGCGCGCTATTTACCCAATCCCTGCCGCACGGCGAGGGGTTGGACCACATCCTCAAGGTCTCGCTCGGCATAGCGTTGCTCATCGCCACCGCGGGGCTGGTCCTGCGCGCCTACCACGGCATGACTCAACGAGCGACGCCGATCGGCGAGGGCCCCGCGAAGCCGACGAAGCCGGACGGGATAGTGGTGCGACCACTCGCGACGGCGCTGTTGGGTGCCGTCGCCGGGCTGATGGTGGGAGTCACCTCAGTGGGTGCCGGCTCGATCGTCATCATCGTCCTGCTAGTGCTCTATCCGACGCTCAAGGCATCGCAACTGGTTGGCACCGACCTGGTCCAGGCGATCCCGCTTGTCGGCGCCGCGGCCCTGGGGCACGTGGCGTTCGGAGACTTTTCCTTCGGGATCACGGGGTCGCTTCTGATCGGCGCGGTGCCCGGGGCCTGGATCGGCGCACAGGTATCCAGCCGCGCACCGGGCGGGTTGATTCGGCGCGCACTGGCCGTGCTTCTCCTCGCGTCCGGGCTCAAACTCATCGGCGTTCCCAGCACCTGGGTGCTGATCTGCGCCGTATTGGCGCTGGTGATCGGGAACATCGCCTGGATTGCGATCCGGCGACGGCTGCACTCGCGGCGAGACGCGGGGATGGCAACGCGATCCGCCACCGCGCAGGACGCCGCTGGCGCCGCCGAGCACAGCACCCAACCCGCTAGCGCCGCCGTCGGCGAGGCAGCCGACAAGTAG
- a CDS encoding M1 family aminopeptidase, whose protein sequence is MQSASPRRRPLRSKAVAFLLPLTLAASLSLAAAPAQAVEPVAGPQTAGDALFPNVGNGGYDVKHYDISLAWTPGTVVSPTLSDATIEATTTIKATAEYPLSSFSLDFEGLEIDSITVDGNPATWVRDIDAEQIKYKLVVTPSSPVSGDFTTVVKYHGAPSIHTDADDSWEGWVPTTNGSIFMGQPIGSMTGYPNNNTPNDKATYTVSLNIPSSITSSAGTGSAAAISNGELVSIIPTADGTRKTWVWNQTKPMATELVLISIGKYDMVKDFVTLSDGSKIPEYSFYDSDLNTTNKNTALTARGKLQTIIQGLESIYGPYPGKSTGIVIDTVPGGINYALETQDRSFFPSANSANGNTLIHELAHQWFGDNVSPKDWNDIWINEGMATWGPTYYNNAIVGTNPAAVETTYFNTWNNRAASNGSWNIAPAGMTDSATLYEYQTYTRGALFWEALRTRIGDDAFFEFVKEWQSRYGGQSAGRVEFQELAEEISGQDLEDLFQDWIYEAGKPAWPARAELSLAATSEPATTEPSGTASYTITVKNTGKVELAGATVSLDLADVLDNATLAETLPDGLEVTGGVATWTVPTVAVDGSESVTLDVTIAPNAGWSTLNASVSTQTTGLWCTEACSAELTVADGPDVESATPTVSGKAVVDGAVTANAGSWQAGAELAYQWFSNGAPIKEATSSAYTPTAADLGKHLSVAVTGSLTGYGTMTKTSSPTAKVAAATFAKAITVKVTGKLKAGKKLKAKVAGRAARTTITYKWKVGKKTGKKSTFKVSKKYAGKKVSLTVKVSKPGYITVTKKVKTKKIKK, encoded by the coding sequence ATGCAATCAGCCTCCCCTCGTCGACGACCGCTACGCAGCAAGGCCGTCGCCTTCCTACTCCCGCTGACGCTGGCAGCTTCGCTATCGCTTGCTGCCGCACCTGCGCAGGCTGTGGAACCCGTGGCGGGTCCCCAAACTGCTGGGGACGCGCTGTTCCCGAACGTGGGCAACGGCGGATACGACGTTAAGCACTACGACATCTCGCTGGCGTGGACGCCCGGAACAGTCGTTAGCCCCACCCTGAGCGATGCGACGATCGAAGCGACTACGACTATCAAGGCCACGGCGGAATACCCGCTCAGCAGCTTCTCGCTCGATTTCGAAGGCCTGGAGATCGACTCGATCACCGTTGACGGAAATCCGGCCACCTGGGTGCGTGATATTGATGCCGAGCAGATCAAGTACAAATTGGTCGTGACACCTTCTAGCCCCGTTTCGGGTGACTTCACCACGGTCGTCAAGTATCACGGTGCGCCTAGCATCCACACTGACGCAGACGACAGCTGGGAAGGTTGGGTTCCGACAACGAATGGTTCCATCTTTATGGGCCAGCCCATCGGATCCATGACCGGGTACCCGAACAACAACACGCCGAATGACAAGGCGACCTACACCGTCTCGCTGAACATTCCATCCTCCATCACCTCGAGCGCCGGAACGGGTAGTGCGGCTGCGATTAGCAACGGCGAACTGGTCAGCATCATCCCGACCGCCGATGGCACGCGCAAGACCTGGGTGTGGAACCAGACAAAGCCCATGGCGACAGAACTTGTGCTCATCTCCATTGGCAAGTACGACATGGTTAAGGACTTCGTCACATTGAGCGACGGGTCCAAGATTCCGGAGTATTCGTTCTACGACTCCGACCTGAACACAACGAACAAAAACACTGCATTGACGGCTCGCGGCAAGTTGCAGACCATTATCCAGGGCCTTGAGTCGATCTACGGTCCCTACCCGGGCAAAAGCACCGGCATCGTCATTGACACCGTGCCTGGCGGAATTAACTATGCGCTAGAAACCCAGGATAGGTCGTTCTTCCCAAGTGCCAACAGCGCAAATGGCAACACCTTGATCCATGAGCTAGCCCACCAGTGGTTCGGAGACAACGTCTCACCTAAGGACTGGAACGACATCTGGATTAACGAGGGTATGGCGACGTGGGGTCCCACCTACTACAACAATGCAATCGTCGGTACTAACCCCGCCGCAGTTGAAACCACCTATTTCAACACGTGGAACAACAGGGCGGCATCCAACGGAAGTTGGAACATCGCCCCCGCTGGGATGACGGACAGTGCAACCCTTTACGAATACCAGACCTACACGCGCGGTGCGCTGTTCTGGGAGGCGTTGCGCACACGAATCGGTGACGACGCGTTCTTTGAATTCGTCAAAGAATGGCAGTCTCGCTATGGCGGCCAAAGTGCCGGCCGCGTTGAGTTCCAGGAACTTGCAGAAGAAATATCGGGCCAAGACCTAGAGGATCTGTTCCAAGACTGGATCTACGAAGCCGGAAAACCTGCGTGGCCTGCGCGCGCAGAACTGTCGCTGGCAGCTACTTCCGAGCCGGCAACGACCGAACCTAGCGGGACCGCTAGCTACACAATCACCGTGAAGAACACTGGCAAGGTCGAATTGGCGGGGGCCACAGTGTCGCTCGATTTGGCAGATGTACTGGACAACGCCACTTTGGCGGAAACCTTGCCGGACGGTCTAGAGGTTACTGGGGGCGTGGCGACTTGGACGGTTCCGACGGTCGCGGTTGATGGATCAGAATCGGTGACACTTGATGTCACGATTGCGCCGAACGCGGGCTGGTCAACTCTCAACGCCAGCGTTTCGACACAAACAACTGGTCTATGGTGCACCGAGGCCTGCTCTGCAGAGCTGACAGTCGCTGATGGGCCCGACGTGGAATCTGCTACTCCGACCGTCTCCGGAAAGGCTGTCGTTGACGGCGCTGTTACGGCTAATGCAGGCTCCTGGCAGGCAGGTGCCGAGCTTGCATACCAGTGGTTCAGCAACGGTGCTCCTATCAAGGAAGCAACGTCGTCGGCGTACACGCCAACCGCAGCGGATCTGGGCAAGCACCTCAGTGTGGCTGTGACCGGTTCGCTGACTGGTTACGGTACGATGACCAAGACAAGCAGCCCAACTGCGAAGGTTGCTGCCGCTACGTTTGCCAAGGCGATCACGGTTAAGGTGACCGGCAAACTCAAAGCTGGCAAGAAACTCAAAGCAAAGGTCGCCGGGCGTGCGGCCCGAACCACCATCACCTACAAGTGGAAGGTCGGTAAGAAGACCGGCAAGAAGTCAACCTTCAAGGTCTCGAAGAAGTACGCGGGCAAGAAGGTTTCACTCACGGTGAAGGTGTCCAAGCCTGGATACATCACTGTCACGAAGAAGGTGAAGACCAAGAAGATCAAGAAGTAG
- the istB gene encoding IS21-like element helper ATPase IstB, with translation MTTTNTPMKTDASVYQQLRGHLAELKLAGAADALPAVLDQAHAEGWSLTHALERLLQIEVTATEARRLTGRFRFANLPTGATLADFDHDAASGIDRSLLAELGTCRFIDTATNVLLIGPPDVGKTHIATVLGHAAVTAGYRVYFTSAADLAARCHRAALEGKWSTMMRFFAGPTLLIIDELGYLPLPGEAASALFQVINQRYLKTSIVITTNRPVGAWGEILGDTTVAAAMLDRLLHRSVVITLDGASYRLRHHATAADELRRVTTGTNLR, from the coding sequence ATGACCACCACAAACACCCCGATGAAGACGGACGCGTCCGTCTATCAGCAGCTGCGCGGCCACCTCGCCGAACTGAAACTCGCCGGCGCGGCCGACGCGCTCCCCGCAGTCCTCGACCAGGCACACGCCGAGGGATGGTCCCTCACCCACGCGCTCGAGCGGCTCCTGCAGATCGAGGTCACCGCGACCGAGGCCCGCCGCCTTACTGGCAGATTCCGGTTCGCGAACCTCCCCACCGGCGCCACCCTCGCCGATTTCGATCACGACGCAGCCTCCGGCATCGACCGGTCACTGCTTGCAGAGCTCGGCACCTGCCGGTTCATCGATACCGCGACGAACGTGCTCCTGATCGGCCCACCCGACGTCGGGAAGACCCACATCGCCACCGTCCTCGGGCACGCCGCCGTTACCGCCGGCTACCGGGTCTACTTCACCTCCGCCGCCGATCTTGCCGCCCGCTGCCACCGCGCCGCTCTCGAAGGCAAGTGGTCGACGATGATGCGGTTCTTCGCGGGGCCCACCCTCCTGATCATCGACGAGCTCGGCTATCTGCCCTTGCCCGGCGAAGCCGCCTCTGCTCTGTTCCAAGTCATCAACCAGCGCTATTTGAAGACCTCGATCGTGATCACTACGAACCGGCCCGTCGGCGCTTGGGGAGAGATCCTTGGTGATACCACTGTCGCTGCCGCGATGCTTGACCGGCTCCTGCACCGATCCGTCGTCATCACTCTCGACGGCGCCTCGTACCGGCTCCGCCACCATGCCACTGCCGCTGACGAACTCCGCCGGGTCACGACCGGCACGAACCTGCGCTAA
- a CDS encoding Mu transposase domain-containing protein, with protein sequence MDTPHLLAAMTTLLALLGGLTRVWRFDRMRTVLDPTSGDLTVMFAAFAKHHGVTAVVCRPRSGNRKGVVEKSNHAAAQRWWRTLPDELTLEQAQASLNTFAASQDARRREGEHGSTTAAAMYAAERLRPLPQTVFPVIVTEERTATRQALIDWRGNRYSVPPELATTKVTVSWRRGADTIDIATVSGTVIARHQVAEPGLGVTVRDTGHVTALERVAMASAPPGRPHRRKERIPPGGLPPGTPPRYSPGPRRPPRP encoded by the coding sequence ATGGACACCCCACATCTGCTGGCCGCGATGACGACCTTGCTCGCCCTGCTCGGCGGGCTCACCAGGGTGTGGCGGTTCGACCGGATGCGGACCGTTCTTGACCCCACCTCCGGGGACCTGACGGTAATGTTCGCCGCGTTCGCGAAGCATCACGGCGTGACCGCGGTCGTCTGCCGGCCCCGCTCAGGAAACCGGAAGGGCGTGGTCGAGAAGAGCAACCACGCCGCCGCGCAGCGCTGGTGGCGCACCCTTCCCGACGAGCTCACTTTAGAGCAGGCGCAGGCCAGCCTGAACACGTTCGCTGCGAGCCAAGATGCGCGCAGGCGGGAGGGAGAGCACGGGTCGACGACCGCGGCAGCGATGTACGCGGCCGAGCGGCTCAGGCCGCTACCTCAGACGGTGTTCCCCGTGATCGTGACCGAGGAGCGCACCGCGACCCGGCAAGCGCTGATCGACTGGCGCGGGAACCGCTACTCCGTTCCACCCGAACTCGCCACCACGAAAGTCACCGTGTCCTGGCGCCGCGGCGCCGACACCATCGATATCGCCACCGTCTCGGGCACGGTGATCGCACGCCACCAGGTCGCCGAGCCCGGGCTGGGCGTCACCGTCCGCGACACCGGGCATGTCACCGCACTCGAGAGGGTCGCGATGGCGTCCGCGCCGCCGGGGCGCCCGCACCGCCGCAAGGAACGCATCCCGCCCGGGGGCCTGCCGCCCGGCACGCCGCCGCGATACTCACCGGGACCGCGGCGCCCTCCTCGACCGTGA
- a CDS encoding Ig-like domain repeat protein, with protein MNFPLSLKSTKISGIASWTQGAPAHAEVQLVRIYEDGDWDDVRTYDVGIDGAYSFYAGPGTYSLRLYSYDANWNYLYKPTWLGGSAKSYYSSDAQTFTIAANGVDVTKNITASQKYGALKVNLSAFGVNKNTAIFAFNLATGESNSANVTTNSAGSASAVINGLGSGTYYVRAATSGTTNSTVIGAESFGTPITAPNTGTVSLTGKALKTELSAGSLSSTISGQPRVGATLTAKASIQDVSTALKNATSYRYFWSDGTKLISTTSSAVVPAAALNDDVRLTVFASATGQLSTYGVSLASDDLPRFARGDSPYPLTVPSITGTAALGKTLTANTGSWAPSPKSFTYQWRRNGIAIPGATKASYAVSGADVGKTISLKITPVLEGFASKSIVTAPTGKVAKATAQISLAKKAKKGKARVTVTAKGIKAVTGVVTITVGKKTVKGKLTAKSKGKVTITLPKKVKGSKKVTVTYKGSAQVSKATKTAKAKITR; from the coding sequence GTGAACTTCCCGCTGTCGCTGAAATCGACCAAAATCTCTGGAATCGCCTCCTGGACCCAGGGTGCCCCGGCACACGCAGAGGTCCAACTAGTGCGCATCTACGAGGACGGCGATTGGGACGACGTTCGGACCTACGACGTCGGCATCGACGGGGCGTATTCCTTCTACGCTGGCCCCGGGACCTACAGCCTGCGCCTATACAGTTACGACGCAAACTGGAATTACCTGTACAAGCCGACCTGGCTGGGCGGCAGCGCCAAGTCCTACTACTCGAGCGACGCGCAGACGTTCACCATCGCCGCAAATGGTGTCGACGTGACCAAAAACATCACCGCGTCGCAGAAGTACGGCGCGCTCAAGGTCAATCTCTCGGCGTTCGGAGTGAACAAGAACACCGCCATATTTGCCTTCAACCTCGCTACGGGTGAATCGAACTCCGCGAATGTGACCACAAATTCCGCGGGGTCGGCCAGCGCGGTGATCAACGGGCTCGGCTCGGGCACCTACTATGTCCGCGCCGCAACCTCGGGCACCACCAACAGCACGGTGATCGGCGCCGAATCGTTCGGAACACCAATCACCGCTCCGAACACGGGGACAGTGAGCCTTACGGGCAAGGCGCTCAAGACCGAACTCAGTGCAGGATCGCTCAGCTCGACCATCTCCGGACAGCCGCGAGTGGGGGCGACGCTCACTGCTAAGGCGTCGATCCAGGACGTTTCCACGGCTCTCAAGAACGCAACCTCGTACCGGTACTTCTGGTCGGACGGAACCAAACTAATCAGCACGACTTCCTCCGCGGTAGTGCCCGCCGCAGCGCTGAACGATGATGTGAGACTCACCGTGTTCGCATCGGCTACTGGCCAGTTGTCCACCTATGGCGTCTCACTGGCCAGCGATGACCTGCCTCGATTCGCTCGGGGCGACAGCCCGTACCCGTTGACGGTTCCCTCGATCACGGGCACAGCAGCTCTGGGCAAGACGCTGACGGCGAACACCGGCTCCTGGGCCCCCTCCCCGAAGTCATTCACCTACCAGTGGCGCCGCAATGGAATTGCGATCCCGGGCGCGACAAAGGCCAGCTATGCAGTGAGTGGAGCCGACGTCGGCAAGACAATCTCACTCAAGATCACTCCGGTGCTGGAGGGCTTCGCATCCAAGTCGATTGTGACCGCCCCGACGGGCAAGGTCGCCAAGGCGACCGCGCAGATCTCGCTCGCCAAGAAAGCTAAGAAGGGCAAGGCACGCGTCACCGTGACGGCGAAGGGAATCAAGGCTGTCACCGGTGTCGTCACGATCACGGTCGGCAAGAAGACAGTGAAGGGCAAGCTCACGGCCAAGTCCAAAGGCAAGGTCACCATCACGCTTCCGAAGAAGGTCAAAGGAAGCAAGAAGGTCACCGTGACCTACAAGGGCAGCGCTCAGGTAAGCAAGGCGACGAAGACCGCGAAGGCGAAGATCACCAGGTAA